In one window of Microbacterium dextranolyticum DNA:
- a CDS encoding ABC transporter substrate-binding protein: MGHNKRFLGLVGLAAVGALTLTACSSGSGEPASSGDAGKDGKTVTVGFVAVGPEGGWRNANEQAIKDAFTKEAGFDLKYAPAASPSDQKSQLDAFSTFVNDEVDVILLTATEASGWQDQLKKAKEANIPVILLDRGVDADSDLYVTRIAPDNVQVATSVGQWAATTFPQGANYFVLEGVPGLSVVNERNQGFDSAIAGKAGWNKVGAQTANWKTDEGKSVVETALKANNNGIQFIFAQNDEMGIGAAQAVSAAGLKPGTDVKIATIDGTKGALEALSKGDLSFVAQYNPFFGTDAVDAVNKALAGEKVDSTIIVKSATFDSPEAAKKALDSGLGF; encoded by the coding sequence ATGGGACACAACAAGAGGTTCCTGGGACTGGTCGGTCTCGCAGCGGTCGGCGCCCTGACGCTCACGGCATGCTCGTCGGGTTCGGGCGAGCCGGCATCGTCCGGCGACGCCGGCAAGGACGGCAAGACGGTCACCGTCGGCTTCGTCGCGGTCGGCCCCGAGGGCGGCTGGCGCAACGCCAACGAGCAGGCGATCAAGGACGCGTTCACCAAGGAGGCCGGCTTCGACCTCAAGTACGCTCCGGCCGCGAGCCCGAGCGACCAGAAGTCGCAGCTGGACGCGTTCTCGACCTTCGTCAACGACGAGGTCGACGTCATCCTGCTCACGGCCACGGAGGCCTCGGGCTGGCAGGACCAGCTGAAGAAGGCCAAGGAAGCCAACATCCCCGTGATCCTGCTCGACCGCGGCGTCGACGCGGACAGCGACCTCTACGTCACCCGCATCGCGCCCGACAACGTCCAGGTGGCCACCTCGGTCGGCCAGTGGGCAGCCACGACCTTCCCGCAGGGCGCGAACTACTTCGTGCTCGAGGGTGTCCCCGGTCTGTCGGTCGTCAACGAGCGCAACCAGGGCTTCGACTCGGCCATCGCCGGCAAGGCGGGCTGGAACAAGGTCGGCGCGCAGACCGCCAACTGGAAGACGGACGAGGGCAAGTCGGTCGTCGAGACCGCGCTGAAGGCCAACAACAACGGCATCCAGTTCATCTTCGCGCAGAACGACGAGATGGGCATCGGTGCGGCGCAGGCCGTCTCCGCCGCCGGCCTCAAGCCTGGCACGGACGTCAAGATCGCGACCATCGACGGCACCAAGGGTGCTCTCGAGGCGCTGTCCAAGGGTGACCTGAGCTTCGTCGCCCAGTACAACCCGTTCTTCGGAACCGACGCGGTGGATGCCGTCAACAAGGCCCTCGCCGGCGAGAAGGTCGACTCCACCATCATCGTCAAGAGCGCCACGTTCGACTCGCCCGAGGCTGCCAAGAAGGCCCTCGACAGCGGACTCGGCTTCTGA
- a CDS encoding LacI family DNA-binding transcriptional regulator, which translates to MTDQATRGWQRPSIYDVAKQAGVSHMTVSRVLNGHPNIRDSTRERVLRAIEDMNYTRSSIARALATRRAMRIGVLVDGPVEYGPNSTLRALESAARHQGYGVSAFSVSDGAQSQMDDGLMELATEGVEALCVIAPRASSLRVLREHDRGLPTIVIKAEPDPVWHTIAVDQRAGAVEAVTYLIGIGHRRILHLAGPQDWYDARERQQGWADALALAGLDVIAPVVGDWTSDFGYEYGRTHDFGDATAVFAANDQMALGLMHGLAERGLRIPQDISVIGVDDLPDSRHFLPPLTTVQQDFSALGELALRQILAAIGGDGDVHHDVIEPVLVVRASTAPPRR; encoded by the coding sequence ATGACCGATCAGGCGACGCGAGGCTGGCAGAGGCCCAGCATTTACGACGTCGCGAAGCAGGCGGGCGTGTCGCACATGACGGTCTCCCGTGTGCTCAACGGTCACCCCAACATCCGAGACTCGACGCGTGAGCGCGTGCTCCGCGCGATCGAGGACATGAACTACACGCGCAGCTCGATCGCGCGGGCGCTCGCGACCCGCCGCGCCATGCGCATCGGTGTGCTCGTGGACGGCCCTGTGGAGTACGGACCGAACAGCACTCTGCGCGCCCTCGAGAGCGCGGCCCGTCATCAGGGTTACGGGGTGAGCGCGTTCTCGGTCTCCGACGGCGCCCAGTCCCAGATGGACGACGGCCTGATGGAACTCGCCACCGAAGGTGTGGAGGCGCTCTGCGTCATTGCGCCCCGGGCATCCTCGCTGCGGGTCCTCCGCGAGCACGACCGAGGACTGCCCACCATCGTGATCAAGGCCGAGCCCGACCCCGTGTGGCACACGATCGCCGTGGATCAGCGCGCCGGCGCTGTCGAGGCGGTCACCTATCTGATCGGCATCGGCCACCGCAGGATCCTTCATCTCGCGGGACCCCAGGACTGGTACGACGCGCGTGAGCGTCAGCAGGGGTGGGCGGATGCCCTCGCGCTGGCAGGTCTCGACGTCATCGCTCCCGTGGTGGGGGACTGGACCTCGGACTTCGGCTACGAGTACGGGCGGACGCATGATTTCGGCGATGCGACCGCCGTCTTCGCCGCGAACGACCAGATGGCGCTCGGCCTCATGCACGGGCTCGCCGAGCGCGGCTTGCGCATTCCGCAGGACATCAGTGTCATCGGCGTCGACGATCTGCCCGATTCGCGCCACTTCCTGCCCCCGCTGACGACGGTGCAGCAGGATTTCTCGGCGCTCGGCGAGCTCGCTCTGAGGCAGATTCTCGCGGCGATCGGGGGAGACGGTGACGTCCATCACGACGTGATCGAGCCCGTCCTGGTCGTGCGCGCCTCGACGGCGCCGCCGCGCCGCTGA
- a CDS encoding sugar ABC transporter ATP-binding protein translates to MANEPLPIVEVRGASITFPGVKALDEVNFRLLPGEVHTLMGENGAGKSTLIKALTGVYQIDSGSILVFGTERRFSGTASAQAAGISTVYQEVNLCTNLTIGENVMLGHETRGLVGINWRKTHARAHEVLADMGLGDLDTRAPLSSISIALQQLVAISRAMVTKSKVLILDEPTSSLDAAEVEMLFGVIRRLRDQGVAILFVSHFLDQVYAISDRITVLRNGGFVGEYLKRDLDRTELISKMIGKDINALRALGSNRQVDERDRTQTPVYAADELGRKGSLTPTDIEIHKGEVVGFAGLLGSGRTELARLIFGADKPDAGTVRLKGKKTTISSPVSGLANHIAYSTENRREDGIVGDLSIRENIMLAVQAQRGWMRRVPARDVDRMVKTYMERFSVRPNDPDRPIRLLSGGNQQKVLLGRWLATDPELLLLDEPTRGIDVGAKADIQETVAELAEGGMSVVFISSELEEVVRLSERILIMKDHQKVGEVVNGPDVTAERIVSIIAADSGEKAEARTDALVDEVEGELE, encoded by the coding sequence GTGGCCAACGAACCTCTCCCGATCGTCGAAGTGCGCGGTGCGTCGATCACTTTCCCGGGCGTCAAAGCGCTCGACGAAGTGAATTTCCGCCTGCTGCCCGGCGAGGTCCACACTCTCATGGGTGAGAACGGCGCCGGTAAGTCGACGCTCATCAAAGCTCTCACCGGCGTCTACCAGATCGACTCCGGGTCGATCCTGGTCTTCGGCACCGAGCGCCGGTTCTCCGGAACCGCATCCGCTCAGGCCGCCGGAATCTCCACGGTGTATCAGGAAGTGAACCTGTGCACCAACCTCACCATCGGTGAGAACGTCATGCTGGGGCACGAGACCCGCGGTCTCGTCGGCATCAACTGGCGCAAGACCCATGCGCGGGCACACGAGGTGCTCGCGGACATGGGCCTCGGCGACCTCGACACGCGGGCGCCGCTCTCGTCGATCTCGATCGCCCTGCAGCAGCTCGTCGCGATCAGCCGCGCCATGGTGACGAAGTCGAAGGTGCTCATCCTCGACGAGCCCACCTCCAGCCTCGACGCCGCCGAAGTCGAGATGCTCTTCGGCGTCATCCGGCGCCTGCGCGACCAGGGCGTTGCGATCCTGTTCGTCTCGCACTTCCTCGACCAGGTGTACGCGATCAGCGACCGCATCACGGTGCTGCGCAACGGCGGCTTCGTCGGCGAATACCTCAAGCGCGACCTCGACCGCACCGAGCTCATCTCGAAGATGATCGGCAAGGACATCAATGCGCTGCGGGCTCTCGGCTCGAACCGCCAGGTCGACGAGCGCGACCGCACCCAGACACCGGTCTACGCGGCCGACGAGCTGGGCCGCAAGGGCTCGCTCACTCCCACCGACATCGAGATCCACAAGGGCGAGGTGGTCGGCTTCGCCGGTCTGCTCGGCTCGGGACGCACGGAGCTCGCCCGCCTGATCTTCGGCGCCGACAAGCCCGATGCGGGCACCGTGCGCCTCAAGGGCAAGAAGACCACTATTTCGTCGCCGGTCTCGGGTCTGGCGAACCACATCGCGTATTCGACCGAGAACCGCCGCGAAGACGGCATCGTCGGCGACCTCAGCATCCGCGAGAACATCATGCTGGCCGTGCAGGCCCAGCGCGGGTGGATGCGCCGCGTGCCGGCGCGCGACGTCGACCGCATGGTCAAGACCTACATGGAGCGCTTCAGCGTGCGTCCCAACGACCCCGATCGGCCGATCCGGCTGCTCTCCGGCGGTAACCAGCAGAAGGTGCTCCTCGGTCGCTGGCTGGCCACCGACCCGGAGCTGCTGCTGCTGGACGAGCCGACCCGCGGAATCGACGTGGGCGCCAAGGCGGACATCCAGGAGACGGTTGCCGAGCTCGCCGAAGGCGGGATGAGCGTCGTGTTCATCTCGTCCGAGCTCGAAGAGGTCGTGCGCCTGTCCGAGCGCATCCTCATCATGAAGGACCACCAGAAGGTCGGCGAGGTCGTCAACGGACCCGATGTCACGGCGGAGCGGATCGTCTCGATCATCGCCGCCGACTCGGGCGAGAAGGCGGAGGCGCGCACGGACGCGCTCGTCGACGAGGTCGAAGGAGAACTTGAATGA
- a CDS encoding LPXTG cell wall anchor domain-containing protein encodes MTWLTAAADTTEYNSEGVRVFVDILPVPCGTGCSGALPVTGGEPAWMLLAAGAALVIAGVAVVRGYHGSRRNGVG; translated from the coding sequence ATGACCTGGCTCACCGCTGCCGCGGACACCACCGAGTACAACAGCGAGGGCGTCCGCGTCTTCGTCGACATTCTGCCGGTGCCCTGCGGTACCGGCTGCTCGGGGGCGCTTCCGGTGACCGGAGGCGAGCCGGCGTGGATGCTGTTGGCGGCGGGTGCAGCGCTCGTCATTGCGGGTGTCGCTGTCGTCCGGGGCTACCATGGGTCTCGACGAAACGGGGTTGGATGA